TTGGATACGTTGACAGGGATCCCGGTGACAACGACTTCTACATGACTGTCAGGATGAGGGATACTATGGGGGAGGATCACGAGGATGTTCACAGACCACTCAAGGGGATCAAATCGGAACCCAGGAGAAAAACTAAATTCGGGGAGGAGGTGATTCAGGATGGATGCCCTGCTATGAGGAAACACGCTGCTAAGTACGTCAACATCTACTTGTGCAAAAGGTGTAATTACccgaatattttaaataaaaaaatgtgaagtgGTGAAGGACCTGGGGAGGGGGGTCGTGTATTCAGGACTAGGAACTGAAAGAAGGAATACACTGAgaggaaaatgtatttttgagGAGGTCATGGTGTTCTTGGTTGATTTTTGATGGTGTGGATGGGTCGATGAAGACCACGTCTGGGCCAGTTGTGGTGAGGGGGCATGATGGGAATTCAGGAATGAGATTATGGAGAAATGTGAGATGATTATTTTAGAAATCAGTAATAAAGTAAATCTAGACGAATTGATTTATCTGTTGGTCGATTTTTTAAGGAGTATCTCTGGATCTgagggagatagcgaaatttttgttattacgtTTGTTGTAGAACTCAAGctgctccacaaaaaatgtgataagaaaaattttgatatcttTTCTAGATTTCCAGATATTCATCGAAAACTGGATGATAGCCAGAAGTAATTTGTCTTCTGCTTGATAGCTATTATCGagatttggaatttttctaagttaggaaaattcggaaaatagCAAAGGGTTGTCTGTTATATTATAATGAAGGTTTTGACAATTTCTGAAATATTTGGAAGCTGACCTGGTCTTCCTGGAAATGATTCCCTTAAAGGAAAAAGgagaaatgtatttttttctgtcaagaATATCAACCTTTcgctgaaatatatttttcatttggtgGAAAATGATAGAACTTGAGAGGGTTGATAACGTctgtcggatttttttttattggaattattCGAACAGATGTTAGAGAGCGAGAAAATTCCGTGAAACACATCAGGACGACAATTTCTTCATGGAtaatgttgattttttgagaattattAAGGATGTTCGATGCTGTTTACTAAACGCaccaaaatgttttttattgtcaaaaagcATCACAGAACTGTCGCTGTAAGCCGTCGTAAGGCGTCGAACatctttaattaattggatGGGGCATTCACCCGAATCCCACATTTTTTTCGCAGAATGAAAACATTTGAATTACGTTTATTGAATTGTATTCAGTTCCTTTGTTTGATATTGCGTTATATTTTTGTATCCGAATCTGCAGTGGGTGGTATTCTATTATGACTTATGATGGTTAAGATGTTTAGTTGTAAGTATGACGAATGAACATTAAATAAAGATTCTCACGATATCTTCTATGTTTTGTTATTCCATCAgcgatatataatatataagtgatttaatgtgaataaaaatacttcCAGGCGAAGTCGAACTCAGGGCCTTTGCGTTATTAACATATGAATATATTCATGACATTGTTTACAAatttaattgcaaaaaaattctgatcgtCTCCAAAGATCTTTTCCAGggagaaattttcaactcGAGAAATTCTTGGATTTTCGCtctacatttattttttccatttcgctCCATTGTTTAATTTTGAGGGATCATTGTCAATAACTAGGAAtatcttttttaaattttatatcaGCGATAACACTCCGGTAATTAGTATTGCAAAAAGCAAGACACTTGGGATTTTTATTTGCTTACCGTTTCCCGAGGTTTATTTATATGCTCGATGacattcaattttataataacCCATATGTCGTGTTGTGCCAATTATATTTTATCGATAATGCGACTGGGGGTATCATGAAGAGGTCACAGGGTTCGCGATGTGTCAGAAATATTCGCATATAAAACAACATCTTTCCTTAATTTTAACAGACGCCCGAGGAACGTTGCAAAGTGCATTTGACAGTTTATAACAATcgaaattttcatgttttaaattttcatttcataaaCAAATCGGTTCTGTTGAGGTCACTTGAATGACTGGATTTAGGATGTGGTTTTTCGGCTGAGAATTTAAGTCTGAAGATTGATAAATTGTGGTGACGGGTGTTGTTGGATCGTGAGAAGATGAAGAGATCGATATTTAAGAGTTCGATACCCGGACTGGCGGAATTTCCAGCGCGATTTGACAAGATTTCCACCGGGGATGGGTGGATTGAGGGCAGGAGGAGACTCGACGGGGCGGAGGGCTTGTGGAGGATCAATGATCGATTGTATGATCTCACGAGTTTTGTTAATAAACATCCTGGGGGGGCGGAGTGGCTCAATATCACTAGGGGAACCGATATCACTGAATTATTTGAGGTGAGATTATTTTTGTTCTAAATAAAAGCTTCAAAATTAAGCAATTAACAAAGTAATAAATTACTAAGTCAAGACAGTTCAGTATTTTCGAGAGAAAACAAATTCTTCTGTTGAAGATTTCCAAGATATCTTGACCAGAATCATCAAacgatcttcggaagatctgcTAGATGatacaaaaatattcttgGGATGACAATAGTTTGGATTTTTCAGtccaaagaattttcaaaaattctttgGGCCCACGAGGAAGATCTTTCAAAGATCTTTTGATGATTCTTCTCATGATTTCTGGAAGATCTTGggcagagaaaaattcttttatgTGGAATAGTTTTAAAAATACATATATTCAATTTATAGACAGGGCCTGCCTGTAAATGTATTTTTGCAGAGTCATCACGTGACAGATAAAGCTGAAAAATTACTGCCAAAATTTTACTCTCGTAAAGCAGCGAAACCAAGAGCAGTGCCCCTGACATTTGATAAGAATggattttatagaaaattcaaggagagagCGATCATTGCTCTGGAGAACATTGATATTCATCGGCCAGCATTGAAATCCAATTTACTGGCTGATTTCCTGGCTATTGGAACTCTGCTTTTGTGTATAATAACCGCAATAACGCAATCACGACTTGCACTCATTATCGCTGGTAAAAAATGCCGACTCACTGGTGataaaaataacgataataaCAAGTCTAGAATAATGTCCTGAGAGTACATTCCAGAAATATTCAGATAAATTGCAACTTGAGAAGATCTTCGAAAAAACATTCTTGAAGATCTGATCAGGAGAatctttttttgtattttcgcAAAACTATTTTTCGAATGATCttcagggaatatttttttaatgtgcaaATCTTTTGACTCTCGAATTCAGGTGAATTATttgttataattattttttagcgGCAGTCTTAACTTTTACTGTAATTATTGGACATAATTACCTCCACATGCGCGATAATTTTCGGATGTACTATTTCGATATTGGTCTGATGTCATCACGCGAGTGGCGAATAACACACGCAATGAGTCATCACATGTATCCAAACACAATTTGGGATTTTGAAGTATCGAGTACtgagacattttttcaatatcttcCAAATATTTCGGCGCCTGTAGCACGAAAATTATCCTGGATTTATTCACCAGTGGTCTATTCTATTATATTTTACCTGCAGGGACTGGTaaggtaataaataaataaaaatagtaaaacaaactggaaaaaaatattgagattcACCGGAGATAATTGAGGAGTAATTGTGTCTTATTAATAATCATATTAATGGTGTTGTGTATGGGATTAATCAATGACTAATTAGAAAGCAAAGGGGGTGGATTGGAGTCGTAAGTAAAATTGTCCAACTTCCCGAAGATCCAAAGGAGGAAactagaagaaaaaattgctttacttttttttgattttgaaattaattaattaatggaaaaatcaaaattgtctTTCGTGATCTTCGACGAAAGAAATTTTCTACGTGAGATCAGcaatatttaatgaatatttctcttcgtgtgatcattcttcaaaaatttagACGCAAATTGGAAATTATGACTCATGCCCATGACTCCCCATTTATCAAATTATCGAAAGCACACAATTTTCCATCAATATTTCTTCGTCAATTATACGATAACCCTCGGGGCAAAAGGGATATTATACATTCACGTCCCTCGTCCCGTAATCGTGATCTTTAAagcaaatgaaaaagaaatgatTTCCCAAGTCAAACGCTTCATGATTTAATCGATAAAGAATGTGGCACAGAAATATTCCATTAGTCGAGTTCATTCAGAATTTTGTGTGCACTGTGATAGAGATTAAATTCTTATCTAATTCCACCggggaatttattttcctaACACTTTCTCATAATTCTCGatgtttacattttttatggacTCCAAAAGTTCCTAGGAATCCTTAAAACATTCAGAGTTCCTGAAAAACATAAGAAAATGCACGAATTTTCCCTGAATTGAACTTCAAAATTGAACTACAAAACTCGAGgagctttaaaaaatttctagaaatttatgagaaaatgtcggaaatttctaaaaatcctacgaaagttgaatgaattttttttaagccgAAGCAATACAAAATTCTTCTAGAACTATTCACGTTTAATTCCAGCTGCATTGAAAAACCAGCCGCAggctaatttttttattaaaaattcctctcCTCGTATCGTCCTCATTTTAACTAGTGATGTAACATAATATTTTCAGATATGCAAACATCCTTTTCGTCCGGAAAACCGTGGAATTCCGCGATGTTGTTCCATTCGTCCTTCCAATATCGATGTTTTTAGCCAGTGGAGATTTATCACGAGCTTTCAATCAATGGATCCTTATCATTGCTATCGCGagctttattttttatgtaattgGCTTCAACGCAGCTCATCATCATCCTGATATCTTCCACGACGGCGATAATCCAAGGTAAACGACTCCACGAGGCCGACTTTCCTTTCTCAATTTTCGCGAAATTCAGGACGAGGGTCCAGACGATCCAGATCACGTGGGGTATCAGAGCTTTTCCTCTTCCAGACCCTGATCCTGAACTCCATGGGTCCCAGATACTCCAGTGGCTCTTTCCGAATGTTTTCTTCTATTTCAAGCAAATTGATTAATCTAGATaacatatatatacatatatacatgtatatgtATTGTCAAATGGAATATTTCTGTCACAGAAAGGATCTGGACTGGGGATTACTGGAGATGGATGCGGTGAGGGACCGAGAAGTGGTAGACGACTCCTACATCCTAACTCTAACCCAATTCGGTCTTCACAGTCTTCATCATCTCCTACCAACAGTAGACCACAGCTATTTACCCCTGTGTTTACCAGCCCTTGAAGACACCTGTCGTGAATTCGGCGTTGACTTGGGGAAACTCACCCCCTGGGAACTGATCAAGGGACAGTTCCGGCAGTTGCGCCGAGTCGAAGTGAAAACAAATCACAgataagataatttttttttttaaaggggCATTATCTCGAGGTTTTGAGATAATCGAGAAAAACAATCTCAATCGATCGATTAAATGACTCGGAGGAGGGGAATTTTCCGTATCAAGaggagaaatgattttttacgtTCCTGAAGTTCAAACGTGACTTTCAGAACTTGAAGAGTCTGATGAGTCTCATGAGAGTTTAAATCGGTTTTTGATgtttaataacaattttgattggctatttgttttttttttatcgagttctcagggatgagaaaatttaattggacTTTACGGTTCGATAAACGTATTTTgcgatgataataaaaatgttaatgtctttggaaaaataatttttttagtttattaaaataaaatttgtcatTTAACTTATAATTAGTGTAATGACAGTATATTTTGGTAAAAATGCAGCAAGTAATTGTAGTTATAATTGTACGACTTTAGTATGTGCCACGGGGgacagttaaaaaaatatctcaattacttttttttaataataattgttttaCCGACAATAGCCGGACGCAATTACTTCCACATGTGCGACAATATTTGGAGGACAACTTCGACGTCTGTGATGTCATCTCCCGAATTATGACCGACTCATGCTATCAATTATCACATAATGTTGCTAAACACAATTTGGGAATTTCAGGAGTTGACTTTTTTATGGAATCGCAGAATCGAGTGGAATCGAATTATGTTGTCTATTGggcaaaatcgttttttttcctgtgACCTATCTAACGACCTGCCTAACGTATTTACCCCTGTGCCACGTCGACGTCGTGgtgttatcatttttttgaagatGAATTATCAGAACTAGTTATTTATCCACGACAAACCGACGATCTAATCCCCAAAGTatgtgaaacaaaaatattccgcCAAGACAACGGAAATTTCCATCTGTAATTCTGTTTACATAGAGATAAAGATTAAATGCTTATCACAAAGATTTCAGCGATTGATCAATCGATGACtagatgagagaaaaaatctcgaatttttcattctcgatTAGTCATTTGTTTTTCAAGTTCGCAGACATATTCCTGATCGAACGGAAAATACCAAAATATTGCGACTAAATTCAGCCCATCGATATTTTCCAATCGCGATATTTCACCCTATCGCCACCTAAATTTTCACGAGCAATAAATAATGGGTCCACCGTACGCCAATTCAGGACCTCCACGAGCCCCCAACATCGAATatatcgattaattaatttcgacAATCGACCTCATCGATCACGTGACCTCGAATTTCATCTCAAGATGATCTGGAGACCGCCATTAATCCGCGGTAGATGCCCCCGGGCTCTCCACCACCTGTCGACCTGTAGATTgtttataacaattttttccccttcatcACACCCCTCTCACTGCACCCTCGCACCTCGTGCTCATTAAATCATCA
The window above is part of the Diachasmimorpha longicaudata isolate KC_UGA_2023 chromosome 9, iyDiaLong2, whole genome shotgun sequence genome. Proteins encoded here:
- the LOC135165877 gene encoding cytochrome b5-related protein-like isoform X2; the encoded protein is MGGLRAGGDSTGRRACGGSMIDCMISRVLLINILGGRSGSISLGEPISLNYLRQGLPVNVFLQSHHVTDKAEKLLPKFYSRKAAKPRAVPLTFDKNGFYRKFKERAIIALENIDIHRPALKSNLLADFLAIGTLLLCIITAITQSRLALIIAAAVLTFTVIIGHNYLHMRDNFRMYYFDIGLMSSREWRITHAMSHHMYPNTIWDFEVSSTETFFQYLPNISAPVARKLSWIYSPVVYSIIFYLQGLVRYANILFVRKTVEFRDVVPFVLPISMFLASGDLSRAFNQWILIIAIASFIFYVIGFNAAHHHPDIFHDGDNPRKDLDWGLLEMDAVRDREVVDDSYILTLTQFGLHSLHHLLPTVDHSYLPLCLPALEDTCREFGVDLGKLTPWELIKGQFRQLRRVEVKTNHR
- the LOC135165877 gene encoding cytochrome b5-related protein-like isoform X1, whose protein sequence is MKRSIFKSSIPGLAEFPARFDKISTGDGWIEGRRRLDGAEGLWRINDRLYDLTSFVNKHPGGAEWLNITRGTDITELFESHHVTDKAEKLLPKFYSRKAAKPRAVPLTFDKNGFYRKFKERAIIALENIDIHRPALKSNLLADFLAIGTLLLCIITAITQSRLALIIAAAVLTFTVIIGHNYLHMRDNFRMYYFDIGLMSSREWRITHAMSHHMYPNTIWDFEVSSTETFFQYLPNISAPVARKLSWIYSPVVYSIIFYLQGLVRYANILFVRKTVEFRDVVPFVLPISMFLASGDLSRAFNQWILIIAIASFIFYVIGFNAAHHHPDIFHDGDNPRKDLDWGLLEMDAVRDREVVDDSYILTLTQFGLHSLHHLLPTVDHSYLPLCLPALEDTCREFGVDLGKLTPWELIKGQFRQLRRVEVKTNHR